In the Engystomops pustulosus chromosome 2, aEngPut4.maternal, whole genome shotgun sequence genome, one interval contains:
- the SMARCC2 gene encoding SWI/SNF complex subunit SMARCC2 isoform X3: MAVRKKDGGPNVKYYESSDTIFQFDNVRLWLGKNYKKYIQAEPPTNKSLSSLVVQLLQFQEEVFGKHVSNAPLTKLPMKCFLDFKVGGALCHILAAAYKFKSDQGWRRFDFQNPSRMDRNVEMFMNIEKSLVQNNCLSRPNIYLHPDIDSKLQSKLKDIVKRHQGTVTEDKSHASHVVVPVPGSLEEEEWVRPIMKRDKQVLLHWGYFPDSYDTWIPASEVEAPVEDAPTPEKPRKVHAKWILDTDLFNEWMNEEDYEVNDERSPVTRRKKISAKTLTDEVRSIPQTDLVEVSSPDSDRRDKKGPNYKKRKRSPSPPPSAEAKKKNVKKGPSTPYNKSKRGHREEEQEDLTKDMDEPSPVPNVEEVTLPKAVNTKKDSESAPVKGGTVTDLDEQEDESMDAITKEEEENSTGIKSEQVKTSDLHEDNVTEQTHHIIIPSYAAWFDYNSVHAIERRALPEFFNGKNKSKTPEIYLAYRNFMIDTYRLNPQEYLTSTACRRNLAGDVCAIMRVHAFLEQWGLINYQVDAESRPTPMGPPPTSHFHVLADTPSGLVPLQPKTPQAPASQQMLNFPDKNKEKPTDLQNFGLRTDMYSKKNTTSKSKSAASATREWTEQETLLLLEALEMYKDDWNKVSEHVGSRTQDECILHFLRLPIEDPYLEDSEASLGPLAYQPIPFSQSGNPVMSTVAFLASVVDPRVASAAAKSALDEFSKMKEEVPTALVEAHVRKVEDAAKMTGKADPSYGLESSGIAGTACEDHERIAEETSTEEPPPEPQPAEEKKEPKDSPSEPVSEDDTKEHVTDATKKEEDKNKDVDTDKDSEKSDVDMDGEKVSDSKEASEETDKEETEVKNKVERDIGEGNLSTAAAAALAAAAVKAKHLAAVEERKIKSLVALLVETQMKKLEIKLRHFEELETIMDREREALEYQRQQLLADRQSFHMEQLKYAELRARQQHFQQIQNQHQQQHQAPPGGQPVPPTAHSIPVPQAPVTPGPGNSASATEVIVPPNASSLPPPVNSQPQGATQPSPAHSSAAFTGQQTPTPMIPTAVPVPSQPPVPGNQHPSMPLPTPFNMGSDLVDSFHHNPSTNPYSVHHSMHGSFPPTACHVGVPPPPTYNPAITMSPAPPNLPSSLGSAAFNSPAIVAAMQGGSAITSSHVPEPSTSLPPEPLGNTVAPAQQ, from the exons ATGGCGGTGCGGAAGAAGGACGGCGGCCCGAACGTGAAATATTACGAGTCCTCTGACACCATTTTTCAGTTCGACAACGTGCGGTTATGGCTGGGGAAAAACTACAAGAAG TACATTCAGGCAGAACCTCCCACCAATAAGTCTCTGTCCAGCCTTGTGGTCCAgctcctgcagttccaagaagAAGTGTTTGGGAAACACGTCAGCAATGCTCCACTTACTAAATTACCG atGAAATGCTTCCTGGACTTTAAAGTGGGAGGAGCTCTGTGCCATATACTCGCTGCTGCTTACAAGTTTAAGAGTGACCAAGGATG GCGACGGTTTGACTTTCAGAACCCTTCACGCATGGATCGCAACGTAGAAATGTTTATGAACATAGAAAAGTCCCTTGTCCAG AACAACTGTCTATCCCGACCAAATATATACCTTCATCCAGATATAGACTCAAAACTGCAGAGCAAGCTGAAGGACATTGTGAAAAGACATCAG GGCACAGTgacggaggataagagtcatgCTTCCCATGTGGTTGTTCCAGTTCCCGGCTCATTGGAAGAAG AGGAGTGGGTGCGTCCCATTATGAAGAGAGACAAGCAGGTTCTTCTTCACTGGGGTTACTTTCCAGATAG TTATGATACCTGGATTCCAGCTAGTGAGGTAGAAGCTCCAGTTGAGGATGCGCCTACACCAGAAAAGCCCCGCAAG GTCCATGCTAAATGGATTCTTGACACTGATCTCTTCAATGAGTGGATGAATGAAGAAGATTATGAGGTGAACGATGAGAGAAGTCCAGTAACACGCCGCAAGAAAATCTCAGCCAAGACTTTGACTGATGAAGTGAGATCAATACCGCAAACTGATCTTGTAGAG GTAAGCAGCCCTGACTCTGATCGCAGGGACAAGAAAGGACCAAATTACAAAAAGAGGAAACGttctccttcccctcctccaAGTGCAGAAGCAAAAAAGAAGAATGTGAAGAAAGG ACCATCTACCCCCTACAACAAGTCAAAAAGGGGTCATCGGGAGGAAGAGCAAGAGGATCTGACAAAAGATATGGATGAACCTTCCCCAGTGCCTAATGTAGAAGAGGTTACACTCCCAAAAGCAG TTAACACCAAGAAAGATTCAGAATCCGCACCGGTAAAAGGTGGCACGGTGACCGACCTTG ATGAACAAGAAGATGAGAGCATGGATGCAATAACTAAG gaagaggaggagaactcTACAGGGATCAAAAGTGAACAAGTAAAGACCTCTGACCTTCATGAGGATAATGTAACTGAACAAACGCACCACATTATCATCCCCAGCTATGCCGCGTGGTTTGATTATAATAG TGTACATGCAATTGAGCGCCGGGCATTGCCTGAGTTTTTCAATGGCAAGAACAAGTCTAAAACTCCAGAGAT ATATTTAGCATATCGAAACTTCATGATTGACACCTACCGGCTCAACCCTCAGGAATACCTCACGTCAACAGCATGCCGTCGCAACTTAGCAGGGGACGTCTGTGCTATCATGAG GGTTCATGCCTTCTTGGAACAATGGGGTCTAATCAACTATCAGGTTGATGCAGAGAGCCGCCCTACTCCCATGGGACCACCACCTACTTCTCATTTCCATGTTTTAGCTGATACCCCATCAGGATTAGTTCCACTTCAACCCAAAACCCCACAG gctCCTGCTTCGCAACAGATGCTGAATTTCCCtgacaaaaataaagaaaaaccaaCTGACCTACAAAACTTTGGGCTTAGAACTGATATGTACAGCAAAAAGAACACAACTTCCAAG agTAAATCGGCTGCAAGTGCCACAAGAGAGTGGACCGAACAAGAGACTTTGCTCCTTCTTGAG GCACTAGAAATGTACAAGGATGATTGGAACAAGGTGTCTGAACATGTGGGCAGCCGTACTCAAGATGAATGTATTTTACACTTCCTGCGACTGCCTATTGAGGATCCTTATTTGGAGGACTCTGAAGCTTCACTTGGACCTCTGGCCTACCAGCCTATACCATTTAGTCAATCTGGAAACCCAGTAATGAGCACAGTCGCTTTCCTAGCGTCTGTGGTGGACCCTCGTgtggcttctgctgctgccaaaTCTGCTCTTG ATGAGTTCTCCAAGATGAAGGAAGAAGTTCCTACAGCACTGGTGGAAGCTCATGTTCGCAAAGTGGAAGATGCTGCCAAAATGACGGGTAAAGCGGATCCCAGTTATGGACTGGAGAGCAGTGGTATTGCTGGTACAGCCTGTGAAGACCATGAAAGGATAG CAGAGGAGACCAGTACAGAAGAACCCCCTCCTGAACCACAGCCTGCAGAAGAGAAAAAAGAGCCAAAG GATTCTCCCAGTGAGCCAGTCTCTGAAGATGACACAAAGGAACATGTCACTGATGCTACTAAGAAAGAAGAAGACAAGAACAAAGATGTGGACACAGACAAGGACTCTGAAAAGAGTGATGTTGATATGG ATGGAGAGAAAGTTTCTGACagcaaggaagcatcagaagagaCAGATAAGGAAGAGACCGAAGTAAAGAATAAGGTAGAAAGAGACATTGGAGAAGGCAACTTGTCCACTGCGGCCGCTGCTGCcttagctgctgctgctgtgaaaGCTAAG CACCTGGCAGCAGTGGAGGAGCGCAAGATCAAGTCCCTGGTGGCTTTGCTAGTGGAAACCCAGATGAAGAAGCTGGAAATTAAACTGAGGCACTTTGAGGAGCTGGAAACCAtcatggacagagagagagaagct CTGGAATATCAGCGACAGCAGCTTCTAGCAGACAGACAATCGTTTCATATGGAGCAGTTGAAATATGCAGAGCTGAGAGCTCGCCAGCAACATTTCCAGCAGATCCAGAACCAACACCAGCAGCAACACCAGGCTCCACCTGGTGGGCAACCGGTACCACCCACTGCTCACTCCATCCCAGTGCCACAAGCGCCGGTCACACCTGGACCTGGAAATTCAGCAAGCGCTACAGAGGTGATTGTCCCGCCAAATGCATCTTCATTGCCGCCACCAGTGAATAGTCAACCGCAAGGAGCGACACAACCCAGTCCAGCACACA GTTCTGCCGCATTTACAGGTCAACAAACACCTACCCCAATGATCCCAACAGCAGTACCAGTTCCTTCCCAGCCACCGGTGCCCGGTAATCAGCACCCCAGCATGCCTCTGCCTACTCCATTTAATATGGGTAGTGACTTGGTAGACTCTTTTCATCACAACCCTTCAACTAATCCTTACTCGGTTCACCATTCCATGCATGGCTCCTTCCCTCCAACAGCATGCCATGTTGGAGTGCCACCTCCACCTACATATAACCCTGCCATAaccatgtctcctgcccctccTAACTTGCCGTCCTCCCTGGGTTCAGCTGCATTTAATAGCCCTGCCATCGTAGCCGCAATGCagggaggttctgccatcacttcCAGTCATGTGCCAG
- the SMARCC2 gene encoding SWI/SNF complex subunit SMARCC2 isoform X2 translates to MAVRKKDGGPNVKYYESSDTIFQFDNVRLWLGKNYKKYIQAEPPTNKSLSSLVVQLLQFQEEVFGKHVSNAPLTKLPMKCFLDFKVGGALCHILAAAYKFKSDQGWRRFDFQNPSRMDRNVEMFMNIEKSLVQNNCLSRPNIYLHPDIDSKLQSKLKDIVKRHQGTVTEDKSHASHVVVPVPGSLEEEEWVRPIMKRDKQVLLHWGYFPDSYDTWIPASEVEAPVEDAPTPEKPRKVHAKWILDTDLFNEWMNEEDYEVNDERSPVTRRKKISAKTLTDEVRSIPQTDLVEVSSPDSDRRDKKGPNYKKRKRSPSPPPSAEAKKKNVKKGPSTPYNKSKRGHREEEQEDLTKDMDEPSPVPNVEEVTLPKAVNTKKDSESAPVKGGTVTDLDEQEDESMDAITKEEEENSTGIKSEQVKTSDLHEDNVTEQTHHIIIPSYAAWFDYNSVHAIERRALPEFFNGKNKSKTPEIYLAYRNFMIDTYRLNPQEYLTSTACRRNLAGDVCAIMRVHAFLEQWGLINYQVDAESRPTPMGPPPTSHFHVLADTPSGLVPLQPKTPQAPASQQMLNFPDKNKEKPTDLQNFGLRTDMYSKKNTTSKSKSAASATREWTEQETLLLLEALEMYKDDWNKVSEHVGSRTQDECILHFLRLPIEDPYLEDSEASLGPLAYQPIPFSQSGNPVMSTVAFLASVVDPRVASAAAKSALDEFSKMKEEVPTALVEAHVRKVEDAAKMTGKADPSYGLESSGIAGTACEDHERIEETSTEEPPPEPQPAEEKKEPKDSPSEPVSEDDTKEHVTDATKKEEDKNKDVDTDKDSEKSDVDMADGEKVSDSKEASEETDKEETEVKNKVERDIGEGNLSTAAAAALAAAAVKAKHLAAVEERKIKSLVALLVETQMKKLEIKLRHFEELETIMDREREALEYQRQQLLADRQSFHMEQLKYAELRARQQHFQQIQNQHQQQHQAPPGGQPVPPTAHSIPVPQAPVTPGPGNSASATEVIVPPNASSLPPPVNSQPQGATQPSPAHSSAAFTGQQTPTPMIPTAVPVPSQPPVPGNQHPSMPLPTPFNMGSDLVDSFHHNPSTNPYSVHHSMHGSFPPTACHVGVPPPPTYNPAITMSPAPPNLPSSLGSAAFNSPAIVAAMQGGSAITSSHVPEPSTSLPPEPLGNTVAPAQQ, encoded by the exons ATGGCGGTGCGGAAGAAGGACGGCGGCCCGAACGTGAAATATTACGAGTCCTCTGACACCATTTTTCAGTTCGACAACGTGCGGTTATGGCTGGGGAAAAACTACAAGAAG TACATTCAGGCAGAACCTCCCACCAATAAGTCTCTGTCCAGCCTTGTGGTCCAgctcctgcagttccaagaagAAGTGTTTGGGAAACACGTCAGCAATGCTCCACTTACTAAATTACCG atGAAATGCTTCCTGGACTTTAAAGTGGGAGGAGCTCTGTGCCATATACTCGCTGCTGCTTACAAGTTTAAGAGTGACCAAGGATG GCGACGGTTTGACTTTCAGAACCCTTCACGCATGGATCGCAACGTAGAAATGTTTATGAACATAGAAAAGTCCCTTGTCCAG AACAACTGTCTATCCCGACCAAATATATACCTTCATCCAGATATAGACTCAAAACTGCAGAGCAAGCTGAAGGACATTGTGAAAAGACATCAG GGCACAGTgacggaggataagagtcatgCTTCCCATGTGGTTGTTCCAGTTCCCGGCTCATTGGAAGAAG AGGAGTGGGTGCGTCCCATTATGAAGAGAGACAAGCAGGTTCTTCTTCACTGGGGTTACTTTCCAGATAG TTATGATACCTGGATTCCAGCTAGTGAGGTAGAAGCTCCAGTTGAGGATGCGCCTACACCAGAAAAGCCCCGCAAG GTCCATGCTAAATGGATTCTTGACACTGATCTCTTCAATGAGTGGATGAATGAAGAAGATTATGAGGTGAACGATGAGAGAAGTCCAGTAACACGCCGCAAGAAAATCTCAGCCAAGACTTTGACTGATGAAGTGAGATCAATACCGCAAACTGATCTTGTAGAG GTAAGCAGCCCTGACTCTGATCGCAGGGACAAGAAAGGACCAAATTACAAAAAGAGGAAACGttctccttcccctcctccaAGTGCAGAAGCAAAAAAGAAGAATGTGAAGAAAGG ACCATCTACCCCCTACAACAAGTCAAAAAGGGGTCATCGGGAGGAAGAGCAAGAGGATCTGACAAAAGATATGGATGAACCTTCCCCAGTGCCTAATGTAGAAGAGGTTACACTCCCAAAAGCAG TTAACACCAAGAAAGATTCAGAATCCGCACCGGTAAAAGGTGGCACGGTGACCGACCTTG ATGAACAAGAAGATGAGAGCATGGATGCAATAACTAAG gaagaggaggagaactcTACAGGGATCAAAAGTGAACAAGTAAAGACCTCTGACCTTCATGAGGATAATGTAACTGAACAAACGCACCACATTATCATCCCCAGCTATGCCGCGTGGTTTGATTATAATAG TGTACATGCAATTGAGCGCCGGGCATTGCCTGAGTTTTTCAATGGCAAGAACAAGTCTAAAACTCCAGAGAT ATATTTAGCATATCGAAACTTCATGATTGACACCTACCGGCTCAACCCTCAGGAATACCTCACGTCAACAGCATGCCGTCGCAACTTAGCAGGGGACGTCTGTGCTATCATGAG GGTTCATGCCTTCTTGGAACAATGGGGTCTAATCAACTATCAGGTTGATGCAGAGAGCCGCCCTACTCCCATGGGACCACCACCTACTTCTCATTTCCATGTTTTAGCTGATACCCCATCAGGATTAGTTCCACTTCAACCCAAAACCCCACAG gctCCTGCTTCGCAACAGATGCTGAATTTCCCtgacaaaaataaagaaaaaccaaCTGACCTACAAAACTTTGGGCTTAGAACTGATATGTACAGCAAAAAGAACACAACTTCCAAG agTAAATCGGCTGCAAGTGCCACAAGAGAGTGGACCGAACAAGAGACTTTGCTCCTTCTTGAG GCACTAGAAATGTACAAGGATGATTGGAACAAGGTGTCTGAACATGTGGGCAGCCGTACTCAAGATGAATGTATTTTACACTTCCTGCGACTGCCTATTGAGGATCCTTATTTGGAGGACTCTGAAGCTTCACTTGGACCTCTGGCCTACCAGCCTATACCATTTAGTCAATCTGGAAACCCAGTAATGAGCACAGTCGCTTTCCTAGCGTCTGTGGTGGACCCTCGTgtggcttctgctgctgccaaaTCTGCTCTTG ATGAGTTCTCCAAGATGAAGGAAGAAGTTCCTACAGCACTGGTGGAAGCTCATGTTCGCAAAGTGGAAGATGCTGCCAAAATGACGGGTAAAGCGGATCCCAGTTATGGACTGGAGAGCAGTGGTATTGCTGGTACAGCCTGTGAAGACCATGAAAGGATAG AGGAGACCAGTACAGAAGAACCCCCTCCTGAACCACAGCCTGCAGAAGAGAAAAAAGAGCCAAAG GATTCTCCCAGTGAGCCAGTCTCTGAAGATGACACAAAGGAACATGTCACTGATGCTACTAAGAAAGAAGAAGACAAGAACAAAGATGTGGACACAGACAAGGACTCTGAAAAGAGTGATGTTGATATGG CAGATGGAGAGAAAGTTTCTGACagcaaggaagcatcagaagagaCAGATAAGGAAGAGACCGAAGTAAAGAATAAGGTAGAAAGAGACATTGGAGAAGGCAACTTGTCCACTGCGGCCGCTGCTGCcttagctgctgctgctgtgaaaGCTAAG CACCTGGCAGCAGTGGAGGAGCGCAAGATCAAGTCCCTGGTGGCTTTGCTAGTGGAAACCCAGATGAAGAAGCTGGAAATTAAACTGAGGCACTTTGAGGAGCTGGAAACCAtcatggacagagagagagaagct CTGGAATATCAGCGACAGCAGCTTCTAGCAGACAGACAATCGTTTCATATGGAGCAGTTGAAATATGCAGAGCTGAGAGCTCGCCAGCAACATTTCCAGCAGATCCAGAACCAACACCAGCAGCAACACCAGGCTCCACCTGGTGGGCAACCGGTACCACCCACTGCTCACTCCATCCCAGTGCCACAAGCGCCGGTCACACCTGGACCTGGAAATTCAGCAAGCGCTACAGAGGTGATTGTCCCGCCAAATGCATCTTCATTGCCGCCACCAGTGAATAGTCAACCGCAAGGAGCGACACAACCCAGTCCAGCACACA GTTCTGCCGCATTTACAGGTCAACAAACACCTACCCCAATGATCCCAACAGCAGTACCAGTTCCTTCCCAGCCACCGGTGCCCGGTAATCAGCACCCCAGCATGCCTCTGCCTACTCCATTTAATATGGGTAGTGACTTGGTAGACTCTTTTCATCACAACCCTTCAACTAATCCTTACTCGGTTCACCATTCCATGCATGGCTCCTTCCCTCCAACAGCATGCCATGTTGGAGTGCCACCTCCACCTACATATAACCCTGCCATAaccatgtctcctgcccctccTAACTTGCCGTCCTCCCTGGGTTCAGCTGCATTTAATAGCCCTGCCATCGTAGCCGCAATGCagggaggttctgccatcacttcCAGTCATGTGCCAG
- the SMARCC2 gene encoding SWI/SNF complex subunit SMARCC2 isoform X1, whose amino-acid sequence MAVRKKDGGPNVKYYESSDTIFQFDNVRLWLGKNYKKYIQAEPPTNKSLSSLVVQLLQFQEEVFGKHVSNAPLTKLPMKCFLDFKVGGALCHILAAAYKFKSDQGWRRFDFQNPSRMDRNVEMFMNIEKSLVQNNCLSRPNIYLHPDIDSKLQSKLKDIVKRHQGTVTEDKSHASHVVVPVPGSLEEEEWVRPIMKRDKQVLLHWGYFPDSYDTWIPASEVEAPVEDAPTPEKPRKVHAKWILDTDLFNEWMNEEDYEVNDERSPVTRRKKISAKTLTDEVRSIPQTDLVEVSSPDSDRRDKKGPNYKKRKRSPSPPPSAEAKKKNVKKGPSTPYNKSKRGHREEEQEDLTKDMDEPSPVPNVEEVTLPKAVNTKKDSESAPVKGGTVTDLDEQEDESMDAITKEEEENSTGIKSEQVKTSDLHEDNVTEQTHHIIIPSYAAWFDYNSVHAIERRALPEFFNGKNKSKTPEIYLAYRNFMIDTYRLNPQEYLTSTACRRNLAGDVCAIMRVHAFLEQWGLINYQVDAESRPTPMGPPPTSHFHVLADTPSGLVPLQPKTPQAPASQQMLNFPDKNKEKPTDLQNFGLRTDMYSKKNTTSKSKSAASATREWTEQETLLLLEALEMYKDDWNKVSEHVGSRTQDECILHFLRLPIEDPYLEDSEASLGPLAYQPIPFSQSGNPVMSTVAFLASVVDPRVASAAAKSALDEFSKMKEEVPTALVEAHVRKVEDAAKMTGKADPSYGLESSGIAGTACEDHERIAEETSTEEPPPEPQPAEEKKEPKDSPSEPVSEDDTKEHVTDATKKEEDKNKDVDTDKDSEKSDVDMADGEKVSDSKEASEETDKEETEVKNKVERDIGEGNLSTAAAAALAAAAVKAKHLAAVEERKIKSLVALLVETQMKKLEIKLRHFEELETIMDREREALEYQRQQLLADRQSFHMEQLKYAELRARQQHFQQIQNQHQQQHQAPPGGQPVPPTAHSIPVPQAPVTPGPGNSASATEVIVPPNASSLPPPVNSQPQGATQPSPAHSSAAFTGQQTPTPMIPTAVPVPSQPPVPGNQHPSMPLPTPFNMGSDLVDSFHHNPSTNPYSVHHSMHGSFPPTACHVGVPPPPTYNPAITMSPAPPNLPSSLGSAAFNSPAIVAAMQGGSAITSSHVPEPSTSLPPEPLGNTVAPAQQ is encoded by the exons ATGGCGGTGCGGAAGAAGGACGGCGGCCCGAACGTGAAATATTACGAGTCCTCTGACACCATTTTTCAGTTCGACAACGTGCGGTTATGGCTGGGGAAAAACTACAAGAAG TACATTCAGGCAGAACCTCCCACCAATAAGTCTCTGTCCAGCCTTGTGGTCCAgctcctgcagttccaagaagAAGTGTTTGGGAAACACGTCAGCAATGCTCCACTTACTAAATTACCG atGAAATGCTTCCTGGACTTTAAAGTGGGAGGAGCTCTGTGCCATATACTCGCTGCTGCTTACAAGTTTAAGAGTGACCAAGGATG GCGACGGTTTGACTTTCAGAACCCTTCACGCATGGATCGCAACGTAGAAATGTTTATGAACATAGAAAAGTCCCTTGTCCAG AACAACTGTCTATCCCGACCAAATATATACCTTCATCCAGATATAGACTCAAAACTGCAGAGCAAGCTGAAGGACATTGTGAAAAGACATCAG GGCACAGTgacggaggataagagtcatgCTTCCCATGTGGTTGTTCCAGTTCCCGGCTCATTGGAAGAAG AGGAGTGGGTGCGTCCCATTATGAAGAGAGACAAGCAGGTTCTTCTTCACTGGGGTTACTTTCCAGATAG TTATGATACCTGGATTCCAGCTAGTGAGGTAGAAGCTCCAGTTGAGGATGCGCCTACACCAGAAAAGCCCCGCAAG GTCCATGCTAAATGGATTCTTGACACTGATCTCTTCAATGAGTGGATGAATGAAGAAGATTATGAGGTGAACGATGAGAGAAGTCCAGTAACACGCCGCAAGAAAATCTCAGCCAAGACTTTGACTGATGAAGTGAGATCAATACCGCAAACTGATCTTGTAGAG GTAAGCAGCCCTGACTCTGATCGCAGGGACAAGAAAGGACCAAATTACAAAAAGAGGAAACGttctccttcccctcctccaAGTGCAGAAGCAAAAAAGAAGAATGTGAAGAAAGG ACCATCTACCCCCTACAACAAGTCAAAAAGGGGTCATCGGGAGGAAGAGCAAGAGGATCTGACAAAAGATATGGATGAACCTTCCCCAGTGCCTAATGTAGAAGAGGTTACACTCCCAAAAGCAG TTAACACCAAGAAAGATTCAGAATCCGCACCGGTAAAAGGTGGCACGGTGACCGACCTTG ATGAACAAGAAGATGAGAGCATGGATGCAATAACTAAG gaagaggaggagaactcTACAGGGATCAAAAGTGAACAAGTAAAGACCTCTGACCTTCATGAGGATAATGTAACTGAACAAACGCACCACATTATCATCCCCAGCTATGCCGCGTGGTTTGATTATAATAG TGTACATGCAATTGAGCGCCGGGCATTGCCTGAGTTTTTCAATGGCAAGAACAAGTCTAAAACTCCAGAGAT ATATTTAGCATATCGAAACTTCATGATTGACACCTACCGGCTCAACCCTCAGGAATACCTCACGTCAACAGCATGCCGTCGCAACTTAGCAGGGGACGTCTGTGCTATCATGAG GGTTCATGCCTTCTTGGAACAATGGGGTCTAATCAACTATCAGGTTGATGCAGAGAGCCGCCCTACTCCCATGGGACCACCACCTACTTCTCATTTCCATGTTTTAGCTGATACCCCATCAGGATTAGTTCCACTTCAACCCAAAACCCCACAG gctCCTGCTTCGCAACAGATGCTGAATTTCCCtgacaaaaataaagaaaaaccaaCTGACCTACAAAACTTTGGGCTTAGAACTGATATGTACAGCAAAAAGAACACAACTTCCAAG agTAAATCGGCTGCAAGTGCCACAAGAGAGTGGACCGAACAAGAGACTTTGCTCCTTCTTGAG GCACTAGAAATGTACAAGGATGATTGGAACAAGGTGTCTGAACATGTGGGCAGCCGTACTCAAGATGAATGTATTTTACACTTCCTGCGACTGCCTATTGAGGATCCTTATTTGGAGGACTCTGAAGCTTCACTTGGACCTCTGGCCTACCAGCCTATACCATTTAGTCAATCTGGAAACCCAGTAATGAGCACAGTCGCTTTCCTAGCGTCTGTGGTGGACCCTCGTgtggcttctgctgctgccaaaTCTGCTCTTG ATGAGTTCTCCAAGATGAAGGAAGAAGTTCCTACAGCACTGGTGGAAGCTCATGTTCGCAAAGTGGAAGATGCTGCCAAAATGACGGGTAAAGCGGATCCCAGTTATGGACTGGAGAGCAGTGGTATTGCTGGTACAGCCTGTGAAGACCATGAAAGGATAG CAGAGGAGACCAGTACAGAAGAACCCCCTCCTGAACCACAGCCTGCAGAAGAGAAAAAAGAGCCAAAG GATTCTCCCAGTGAGCCAGTCTCTGAAGATGACACAAAGGAACATGTCACTGATGCTACTAAGAAAGAAGAAGACAAGAACAAAGATGTGGACACAGACAAGGACTCTGAAAAGAGTGATGTTGATATGG CAGATGGAGAGAAAGTTTCTGACagcaaggaagcatcagaagagaCAGATAAGGAAGAGACCGAAGTAAAGAATAAGGTAGAAAGAGACATTGGAGAAGGCAACTTGTCCACTGCGGCCGCTGCTGCcttagctgctgctgctgtgaaaGCTAAG CACCTGGCAGCAGTGGAGGAGCGCAAGATCAAGTCCCTGGTGGCTTTGCTAGTGGAAACCCAGATGAAGAAGCTGGAAATTAAACTGAGGCACTTTGAGGAGCTGGAAACCAtcatggacagagagagagaagct CTGGAATATCAGCGACAGCAGCTTCTAGCAGACAGACAATCGTTTCATATGGAGCAGTTGAAATATGCAGAGCTGAGAGCTCGCCAGCAACATTTCCAGCAGATCCAGAACCAACACCAGCAGCAACACCAGGCTCCACCTGGTGGGCAACCGGTACCACCCACTGCTCACTCCATCCCAGTGCCACAAGCGCCGGTCACACCTGGACCTGGAAATTCAGCAAGCGCTACAGAGGTGATTGTCCCGCCAAATGCATCTTCATTGCCGCCACCAGTGAATAGTCAACCGCAAGGAGCGACACAACCCAGTCCAGCACACA GTTCTGCCGCATTTACAGGTCAACAAACACCTACCCCAATGATCCCAACAGCAGTACCAGTTCCTTCCCAGCCACCGGTGCCCGGTAATCAGCACCCCAGCATGCCTCTGCCTACTCCATTTAATATGGGTAGTGACTTGGTAGACTCTTTTCATCACAACCCTTCAACTAATCCTTACTCGGTTCACCATTCCATGCATGGCTCCTTCCCTCCAACAGCATGCCATGTTGGAGTGCCACCTCCACCTACATATAACCCTGCCATAaccatgtctcctgcccctccTAACTTGCCGTCCTCCCTGGGTTCAGCTGCATTTAATAGCCCTGCCATCGTAGCCGCAATGCagggaggttctgccatcacttcCAGTCATGTGCCAG